The Paramisgurnus dabryanus chromosome 6, PD_genome_1.1, whole genome shotgun sequence genome has a window encoding:
- the LOC135766809 gene encoding myosin-7-like, whose protein sequence is MDAQMAEFGAAAPYLRKSDRERLEAQTRPFDMKKECFAPDADEEYVKASIISRDGDKVTVQTEKGKTITVKDSDVHPQNPPKFDKIEDMAMFTFLHEPAVLFNLKERYAAWMIYTYSGLFCVTINPYKWLPVYNKEVVTAYRGKKRTEAPPHIFSISDNAYQYMLADRENQSILITGESGAGKTVNTKRVIQYFASIAAGGSVKKDGSERKGTLEDQIIQANPALEAFGNAKTIRNDNSSRFGKFIRIHFAASGKLASADIETYLLEKSRVTFQLKAERDYHIFYQILSQRKPELLEMLLITNNPYDYAYISQGETVVASINDGEELLATDEAFDVLGFTQEEKNGIYKLTGAIMHHGNMKFKQKQREEQAEADGTENTDKAAYLMGLNSADLIKGLCHPRVKVGNEWVTKGQNVQQVYYATGALSKAVYEKMFLWMVVRINQSLDTRQPRQYFIGVLDIAGFEIFDFNTFEQLCINFTNEKLQQFFNHHMFVLEQEEYKKEGIEWEFIDFGMDLQACIDLIEKPMGIMSILEEECMFPKASDATFKAKLYDNHLGKSNNFQKPRIVKGKPEAHFSLIHYAGTVDYNINNWLVKNKDPLNETVVGLYQKSTLKLLAMLFANYAATDGQDGGKGSKSGGSKKKGSSFQTVSALHRENLNKLMTNLRSTHPHFVRCIIPNETKTPGAMENPLVMHQLRCNGVLEGIRICRKGFPNRILYGDFKQRYRILNPAAIPEGQFIDSRKGAEKLLGSLDIDHNQYKFGHTKVFFKAGLLGQLEEMRDDRLSLIITGIQSRSRGLLARVEFQKIVERRDALLVIQWNVRAFMGVKNWPWMKLFFKIKPLLKSAEAEKEMANMKDEFAKLKEAYAKSEARRKELEEKMVSLLQEKNDLQLQVQAEQDNLCDAEERCDQLIKNKIQMEAKAKELTERLEDEEEMNAELTAKKRKLEDECSELKKDIDDLELTLAKVEKEKHATENKVKNLTEEMASLDEIIAKLTKEKKALQESHQQALDDLQSEEDKVNTLTKAKAKLEQQVDDLEGCLEQEKKIRMDLERAKRKLEGDLKLTQESLMDLENDKQQLEERLKKKDFEISQLNGKIEDEQTICIQLQKKLKELQARIEELEEELEAERAARAKVEKQRADLARELEEISERLEEAGGATAAQIEMNKKREAEFQKLRRDLEEATLQHEATAATLRKKQADSVAELGEQIDNLQRVKQKLEKEKSELRLELDDVVSNMEHVAKTKANLEKNCRSLEDQMNEYRTKYEEGQRSINDFTMQKSKLQSENGELSRQMEEKDSLVSQLTRSKMSYTQQIEDLKRQLEEETKAKNALAHALQSARHDTDLLREQYEEEQEAKGELQRCMSKANSEVAQWRTKYETDAIQRTEELEEAKKKLAQRLQEAEEAAEAVNAKCSSLEKTKHRLQNEIEDLMVDLERSNAAATALDKKQRNFDKVLAEWKQKYEESQTELEGSQKEARCLSTELFKLKNSYEESLDHLETIKRENKNLQEEISDLTEQLGEGGKSIHELEKMRKQLEQEKNEIQTALEEAEASLEHEEGKILRVQLEFNQIKADIERKLAEKDEEMEQSKRNLQRTIETLQSSLESETRSRNEALRIKKKMEGDLNEMEIQLSQANRQAAEAQKQLKSVQAHLKDAQLQLDDSLRTNDDLKENIAIVERRNNLVQAELEELRAALEQTERGRKLAEQELLDISERVQLLHSQNTSLLNQKKKLEADTTQLQAEVEEAVQECRNAEEKAKKAITDAAMMAEELKKEQDTSAHLERMKKNMEQTIKDLQHRLDEAEQIAMKGGKKQVQKLEARVRDLENEVESEQKKSSEAVKGIRKYERRIKELTYQTEEDRKNLACLQDLVDKLQLKVKAYKRAAEEAEEQANTNLSKFRKIQHELDEAEERADIAESQVNKLRAKSRDVGSKKGHDAE, encoded by the exons ATGGACGCTCAGATGGCAGAGTTTGGAGCAGCAGCTCCTTACCTGCGGAAGTCAGACCGAGAGCGCCTAGAAGCACAAACTCGACCATTTGATATGAAAAAGGAGTGTTTTGCTCCTGATGCAGATGAAGAGTATGTAAAAGCTTCAATCATCAGCCGTGACGGTGACAAAGTCACTGTTCAGACTGAGAAAGGCAAG ACTATTACAGTAAAGGATTCTGACGTCCATCCCCAGAACCCGCCAAAGTTTGATAAAATTGAAGACATGGCTATGTTCACCTTCCTTCATGAGCCTGCTGTGCTGTTTAACCTCAAAGAGCGTTATGCAGCATGGATGATCTAC ACCTACTCAGGACTGTTCTGTGTCACTATCAACCCGTACAAGTGGCTGCCGGTGTACAATAAGGAGGTGGTTACAGCCTACAGAGGAAAAAAGAGGACTGAAGCTCCTCCCCACATCTTTTCCATCTCTGATAATGCCTACCAGTACATGCTAGCAG ACAGGGAAAATCAGTCGATTCTAATTAC TGGAGAATCTGGTGCAGGAAAGACTGTAAACACCAAGAGAGTCATTCAGTATTTCGCAAGCATTGCAGCTGGAGGATCAGTGAAGAAAGATGGATCAGAAAGAAAG GGAACTCTGGAGGATCAAATTATCCAAGCTAACCCTGCTCTGGAGGCTTTTGGAAATGCAAAGACAATCAGAAATGACAACTCCTCAAGATTT GGAAAATTCATCCGAATTCATTTTGCTGCCAGTGGAAAGCTTGCATCTGCGGACATTGAGACTT ATCTTCTGGAGAAGTCCAGAGTGACCTTTCAACTCAAAGCTGAAAGGGACTACCACATTTTCTACCAAATCCTCTCTCAGCGAAAACCTGAGTTGCTGG AGATGCTGCTCATCACCAATAACCCTTATGACTACGCTTACATCTCCCAAGGAGAAACCGTTGTTGCCTCCATTAATGATGGTGAAGAACTGCTTGCCACTGAT GAAGCATTTGATGTACTAGGCTTCACTCAGGAGGAAAAGAATGGCATATATAAACTTACTGGAGCCATTATGCACCATGGAAATATGAAGTTCAAACAAAAGCAGAGGGAGGAACAAGCAGAGGCTGATGGAACTGAAA ATACAGACAAAGCTGCATATCTGATGGGCCTAAACTCTGCTGACCTAATAAAAGGTCTATGTCATCCAAGAGTGAAAGTAGGAAATGAGTGGGTCACCAAAGGGCAAAATGTCCAGCAG GTGTACTATGCCACTGGTGCACTGTCCAAGGCAGTGTATGAAAAGATGTTCCTTTGGATGGTTGTAAGAATAAATCAATCTCTGGACACCAGGCAACCACGCCAATACTTCATAGGAGTACTGGACATTGCTGGCTTTGAGATCTTCGAT TTCAACACCTTTGAGCAACTCTGCATCAACTTTACCAATGAGAAACTGCAACAGTTTTTCAATCACCACATGTTTGTGCTGGAACAAGAGGAGTACAAGAAGGAAGGAATTGAATGGGAGTTCATCGACTTTGGCATGGACCTGCAGGCCTGCATTGATCTTATTGAGAAA CCCATGGGTATCATGTCCATCCTTGAAGAGGAGTGCATGTTTCCCAAAGCCAGTGATGCAACGTTTAAAGCAAAGCTTTACGACAATCATCTGGGGAAATCAAACAACTTCCAGAAACCCAGGATTGTGAAGGGAAAACCGGAGGCTCACTTTTCTCTGATTCATTATGCTGGCACAGTGGACTATAATATCAATAACTGGCTAGTGAAGAACAAAGATCCACTAAATGAGACTGTCGTCGGCCTTTATCAAAAGTCTACACTTAAACTTTTGGCAATGCTTTTTGCTAATTATGCTGCGACAGATG GTCAAGACGGGGGCAAGGGAAGTAAATCAGGTGGAAGTAAGAAGAAGGGCTCCTCTTTTCAAACTGTGTCTGCGCTTCACAGG GAAAACCTTAATAAGTTAATGACAAATTTAAGATCAACTCACCCACACTTTGTGCGTTGCATCATCCCCAACGAGACAAAGACTCCTGGGGCGATGGAGAATCCTCTAGTCATGCACCAGCTACGCTGTAATGGTGTACTGGAGGGCATTAGGATTTGCAGGAAGGGTTTCCCAAATAGAATCCTGTATGGTGATTTCAAACAGAG GTACCGAATCCTAAACCCTGCAGCCATTCCTGAAGGTCAATTCATAGACAGTAGGAAAGGAGCTGAGAAGCTGCTGGGATCACTGGATATTGATCACAATCAATATAAGTTTGGACATACAAAG GTGTTCTTCAAGGCTGGCTTACTGGGTCAGCTGGAAGAAATGAGAGATGATCGACTATCTTTAATTATTACTGGAATTCAATCTAGATCCAGAGGACTTCTTGCAAGGGTCGAGTTCCAGAAGATAGTCGAAAGAAG GGATGCCCTACTGGTGATCCAGTGGAATGTCCGAGCCTTCATGGGGGTTAAGAATTGGCCCTGGATGAAGCTCTTCTTTAAAATCAAACCTTTGCTCAAGTCAGCCGAAGCAGAAAAAGAAATGGCAAATATGAAAGACGAATTTGCCAAGCTCAAAGAGGCTTATGCTAAATCTGAGGCACGCAGAAAAGAACTGGAAGAAAAAATGGTGTCTCTTCTCCAAGAGAAGAATGACCTACAACTTCAAGTCCAAGCG GAGCAAGACAATCTCTGTGACGCAGAGGAGCGATGCGACCAGCTTATCAAAAATAAGATCCAGATGGAGGCAAAAGCCAAAGAGCTCACTGAGCGACTTGAGGATGAGGAGGAGATGAACGCAGAGCTGACAGCAAAAAAGAGAAAGCTGGAGGATGAGTGCTCTGAGCTGAAGAAAGATATTGATGATCTGGAGTTGACTCTGGCTAAAGTGGAGAAAGAGAAGCATGCTACTGAAAACAAG GTGAAGAACCTGACGGAGGAAATGGCATCTTTGGATGAAATCATCGCAAAGCTAACCAAGGAGAAGAAAGCCTTGCAGGAATCTCATCAGCAGGCACTGGATGACCTGCAGAGTGAGGAGGACAAAGTCAACACCCTCACCAAGGCAAAAGCCAAGCTGGAGCAGCAGGTCGATGAT TTGGAAGGATGTCTCGAGCAAGAAAAGAAGATTCGCATGGATCTAGAGAGAGCCAAGAGGAAACTAGAAGGAGACTTGAAGTTGACCCAGGAAAGCCTAATGGACCTGGAGAATGACAAACAGCAGTTAGAGGAGCGTCTGAAAAA AAAGGATTTTGAGATCAGTCAGCTCAATGGAAAAATCGAAGATGAACAAACAATCTGTATTCAGCTACAGAAAAAACTGAAGGAACTTCAG GCACGCATTGAGGAGCTGGAAGAAGAGCTTGAAGCAGAAAGAGCTGCCAGAGCTAAGGTGGAGAAACAGAGAGCAGATTTAGCCAGAGAGCTGGAGGAGATCAGCGAGAGACTGGAGGAGGCTGGAGGAGCTACAGCTGCTCAGATTGAGATGAATAAAAAACGAGAGGCTGAGTTTCAGAAACTTCGCAGAGACCTTGAAGAGGCGACTCTGCAGCATGAAGCCACCGCCGCCACACTGAGAAAGAAACAAGCCGACAGTGTGGCTGAACTGGGAGAGCAGATAGATAACCTGCAGAGAGTCAAGCAAAAACTGGAGAAGGAGAAGAGTGAACTGAGGCTGGAGCTGGATGatgtggtctccaacatggaaCATGTTGCTAAGACAAAG GCAAATCTAGAGAAGAACTGCAGGTCTTTAGAGGAtcaaatgaatgaatacagaacaaaatatgaagagGGACAGCGTAGTATCAACGACTTCACGATGCAAAAATCTAAATTACAATCTGAAAATG GTGAACTTTCAAGACAGATGGAGGAGAAGGACTCTCTTGTCTCCCAGCTAACCAGGAGCAAGATGTCTTACACTCAGCAAATTGAAGATCTTAAAAGGCAACTGGAGGAGGAAACAAAA GCAAAGAACGCCCTCGCCCATGCACTTCAGTCTGCCCGTCATGACACAGATCTGCTCAGAGAGCAGTATGAGGAAGAGCAGGAGGCCAAAGGAGAGCTACAGCGTTGCATGTCTAAAGCTAATTCTGAGGTGGCTCAGTGGAGAACCAAGTATGAAACTGATGCCATCCAGAGGACTGAAGAACTGGAGGAAGCCAA GAAGAAACTGGCTCAACGTTTGCAGGAGGCTGAAGAAGCTGCTGAAGCGGTGAATGCAAAATGTTCATCTCTTGAAAAGACAAAACACAGACTCCAGAATGAGATTGAAGATCTAATGGTGGATCTGGAAAGGTctaatgcagcagcaacagctTTGGACAAGAAGCAAAGAAACTTTGATAAG GTCTTGGCTGAGTGGAAGCAGAAGTATGAAGAGTCACAGACTGAGCTAGAAGGTTCTCAAAAGGAAGCCAGATGTCTGAGTACTGAACTTTTTAAGCTGAAGAACTCCTATGAAGAATCGTTGGATCACCTGGAGACTATAAAAAGAGAGAATAAAAATCTACAAG AGGAGATTTCTGATCTTACTGAGCAACTTGGTGAGGGAGGAAAGAGCATTCATGAGCTggagaaaatgagaaaacagCTGGagcaagaaaaaaatgaaattcagACTGCTCTGGAGGAGGCCGAG GCCTCACTGGAGCACGAGGAAGGCAAGATTCTACGAGTTCAACTGGAGTTCAACCAGATAAAGGCTGATATCGAACGCAAACTAGCAGAAAAGGATGAGGAGATGGAACAGAGCAAACGCAATTTGCAGAGGACCATTGAAACCCTGCAAAGCTCTTTGGAGTCAGAAACTCGAAGCAGGAACGAGGCCCTGCGGATTAAAAAGAAGATGGAAGGTGATCTGAATGAGATGGAGATCCAGCTTAGTCAAGCAAACCGACAAGCAGCAGAGGCTCAAAAACAACTCAAGAGTGTCCAGGCACATTTGAAA GATGCTCAGCTTCAGCTCGATGACTCTCTCAGAACAAACGATGACCTGAAGGAGAACATTGCGATTGTAGAGAGACGCAACAATCTTGTTCAAGCTGAACTAGAGGAGCTGAGAGCAGCTCTTGAACAAACCGAGAGAGGCCGTAAGCTTGCTGAGCAAGAGCTGCTGGATATTAGTGAAAGAGTGCAGCTACTGCACTCCCAG AATACAAGCCTCTTGAATCAGAAGAAGAAGCTAGAGGCTGACACGACTCAACTTCAGGCAGAAGTGGAAGAGGCAGTGCAAGAATGCAGAAATGCTGAAGAAAAAGCCAAAAAGGCCATCACTGATGCTGCCATGATGGCGGAGGAGTTGAAAAAAGAGCAGGATACTAGTGCTCACCTGGAGCGTATGAAGAAAAACATGGAGCAGACCATTAAGGACCTGCAACACCGCCTGGATGAAGCGGAACAAATCGCCATGAAAGGAGGAAAGAAACAAGTCCAGAAACTGGAGGCTAGG GTGAGAGACCTGGAAAATGAAGTTGAATCAGAACAGAAGAAGAGCAGCGAGGCAGTGAAAGGAATTCGCAAATATGAGAGACGTATTAAAGAACTCACCTACCAG ACGGAGGAGGATCGCAAGAATCTTGCTTGTCTGCAAGATCTAGTTGACAAGCTTCAGCTGAAGGTCAAGGCATACAAGAGGGCTGCGGAGGAAGCT GAGGAACAAGCCAACACCAACCTTAGCAAGTTCCGTAAAATTCAACATGAGCTTGATGAAGCAGAGGAGAGAGCCGACATCGCGGAGTCGCAAGTCAATAAACTGCGTGCCAAAAGTCGTGATGTTGGTTCAAAG AAGGGACATGATGCGGAGTGA